In Lacrimispora indolis DSM 755, a genomic segment contains:
- a CDS encoding carbohydrate ABC transporter permease codes for MTKGKKFLAYAFLTIVSLISVFPLYWMMVAATNKSVDVSRGTLVFGTALFDNIKKLFDSQNVVTALGNSFKYSIIMTLISLLVCSIAGYGFEVFHDKAKDRVMSVILLAMMVPFAATMIPLYRMFSSARLLNSTLGFILPTISTPFLIMMFRQSARSFPSDIMEAARLDGLTEFQIFYRMFLPTMRSTYAAAMTITFMSAWNSYLWPKVIMSDASSITMPMLVANLTEGYVTDYGILMLAVLVCTIPTVIVFFLLQRSFAEGITGAVK; via the coding sequence GGTTGCGGCCACCAATAAAAGCGTGGATGTGTCCAGAGGGACCCTGGTGTTCGGCACAGCGCTTTTTGACAACATAAAAAAGCTGTTTGATTCCCAGAATGTTGTCACTGCCCTTGGGAATTCCTTTAAGTATTCCATCATCATGACCCTGATCTCCCTCCTGGTATGTTCCATTGCAGGGTATGGGTTTGAGGTATTTCATGACAAGGCAAAGGACCGTGTCATGAGCGTGATCCTGCTGGCCATGATGGTTCCCTTTGCGGCAACCATGATCCCCTTATACCGGATGTTTTCAAGTGCAAGGCTGTTAAACAGCACCCTGGGATTTATCCTGCCTACCATATCCACCCCGTTTCTGATCATGATGTTCCGCCAGAGCGCCAGGTCCTTTCCGTCGGATATTATGGAAGCGGCAAGGCTTGACGGGTTAACGGAATTCCAGATTTTTTACCGGATGTTTCTTCCGACCATGCGCTCTACCTATGCAGCGGCCATGACCATTACCTTTATGAGTGCCTGGAACAGTTATCTTTGGCCCAAGGTGATCATGTCCGATGCCAGCAGCATTACCATGCCCATGCTGGTGGCCAACTTAACGGAAGGATACGTGACCGATTATGGAATCCTTATGCTGGCCGTACTGGTCTGCACCATTCCTACTGTAATCGTTTTCTTCCTTCTGCAGAGAAGCTTTGCAGAAGGCATCACAGGAGCAGTCAAATAA